The Leptolyngbyaceae cyanobacterium genome contains a region encoding:
- a CDS encoding aldehyde oxygenase (deformylating), with product MPQVEASPALDFQNETYKDAYSRINAIVIEGEQEAHENYIQLAELLPEHKDELIKLSKMESRHKKGFEACGRNLEVTPDMKFAQEFFAQLHRNFQEALPQGKVVTCLLIQALIIECFAIAAYNIYIPVADPFARKITEGVVKDEYSHLNFGEVWLKENFEQSKAELEEANRQNLPIVWQMLNQVENDARILGMEKEALVEDFMIQYGEALGNIGFSNRDIMKMSAQGLAAA from the coding sequence AAGATGCCTACAGTCGCATCAACGCGATCGTGATTGAAGGCGAACAAGAAGCCCACGAAAATTACATCCAACTGGCTGAACTGCTGCCCGAACACAAGGACGAGTTAATCAAACTCTCCAAAATGGAGAGCCGCCATAAAAAAGGCTTTGAAGCTTGTGGGCGCAACTTAGAAGTGACTCCTGATATGAAATTCGCCCAGGAGTTCTTCGCCCAACTACATCGAAATTTCCAAGAAGCACTCCCGCAAGGCAAAGTAGTCACTTGTTTGCTCATTCAAGCATTGATTATCGAATGTTTTGCGATCGCCGCTTACAACATTTACATTCCCGTGGCTGACCCCTTCGCCCGTAAAATCACTGAAGGAGTAGTAAAAGATGAATACTCTCACCTAAACTTTGGCGAAGTTTGGCTGAAAGAAAATTTTGAACAATCCAAAGCTGAGTTGGAAGAAGCCAACCGTCAGAACCTACCAATAGTTTGGCAAATGCTTAACCAGGTAGAAAATGACGCCCGCATTCTGGGCATGGAAAAAGAAGCCTTAGTTGAGGACTTCATGATTCAATATGGCGAAGCACTTGGTAATATAGGTTTTTCCAATCGCGACATCATGAAGATGTCCGCCCAAGGGTTAGCAGCTGCTTAA